Sequence from the Desulfobulbaceae bacterium genome:
TATGATCGGCAGCGTTGATTTTTACTCGGAGACGGTCAGGGCCTTTAAGCTACCAGGACGGTTGGAGGATATTTGCGAGGATTACGGCCAGGTGGCGGTGTATCAGGGCACGATTTTGGATCACCCCCACTGGTTCGATCTGGATGACCATCATCGTTTGATCACCGGCAAGCCGATGCTGGTTTGCGGTAATACGGCAGCGATGCTTGAGGAGACCCGTTTTGCGGGTCACTTCAAGGTCAGCGGTGATCGAACCGTGCATTTCGGATCTTTTGACTGCTCTCCTGCGGCCAGTCGCGAGTCGTCGGAGGGCAGTGGGGGCGCGTGTTGTTGAAGCATGAATGATGATGTTATTCTTACGTGAGGGGAGCAGGATCAGGGGCTTCACCTTTTTAAAGTGATGGGCTGATCTTTGCGAAACTCGATTTCTCTGGTCAGGGCTCTGATGGGACTTTGGATAGATGAGGAGCTATTTCCGTGCGGTTGGTTTGAATTAATAGTGTTTTGTATTTTAATTGTTTTATAGTAGCGTTATTTTAATATCAGGTTAACGGTGATCAGCCATCGGCAGGATCTCTCACCGTTAACTGTCAACTGTAAGCAGTCTTCGTGGTGGTAGATTTTTTGCTCATAGAGGTGACGGGATGGATAAAATTCGATGGGATGAGTCGTACAGTGTAAACAACCAAGAGATCGACGATCAGCATAAAGAGTGGATCGTTATATTTAACAGGATGCATAATGTCCTGCTTTCATCAGGGCCGGAGGAACTTAAAACAGTTGGGGGTGAAATCCTGAAGGCTATGAATGACTACGCAGAGTATCATTTTAAATTTGAAGAAGAGTACCTTCGGCGGATTAATTATCCGGAGTTATTTGAGCATAGGCGTCTGCATAGAGATTTTGCCACCCAGATCTATCAGTTTAATCGAGAGGTCAACAAGGGAGAGATAATCTTGAGTACCGATATCATTAAAATGATCAGGGACTGGCTTGTGCATCATATCCTTCAGGAGGATAAAAAATATGGTCTTTATGCTGAGGATAATAAGTAATCTTATACTCTTGGTAACGACACAGGTTAACGGTAATCAGTTATCGGTTTACGGTTAAAAGAATCATGGTTAGTCATAAATCATCGCATGATACTCAATGTCAGTGTGTTCTCTGCCATTGGCAGAACTCTATCACCTTCAACTGTCAACCGTAAACCGACAACCTGAGCAGTTACTACTCTTGAAAGAGTGGCGCCATGATATAGGGTTTAGTTGCCAGATCCTTTAACTCAGTACTATCATAGTCACGGGACCTCCGCGCTATTCATCCGGCGTAGGATGATTTCACTCTTGCGGAGGAGCCCCTTGGCTTTTCGGTGTTTGTCGTAGTAGCGGGGGTTGGGGATCATTGCCGCCAGGCGGGCGGCCTGGGAGACCGAGAGGTTTGAAGCGCTGGTGTGGAAGTAGTGTTGTGCCGCAGCTTCGGCTCCGAATACGCCGTTACCCCATTCAATCACGTTCAGGTAAATCTCAAAAATACGGCGTTTGTCCAGCGTTGCCTCCAGCATCAGGGTAATCGCCGCTTCCTCCAGCTTTCGCCAGGGGGTCCGCCGGGTGGAGAGAAAGAGGTTCTTCGCCAATTGCTGACTGATGGTAGATCCGCCAGCGACAATCTTCCCGTTCTTGATATTTTTCTCATAGGCATACTGGATACCTTCCCAATCAAACCCTTCATGGTCGACGAATTTTGCATCTTCGGAGGCAATGATCGCCCGTCGCAGGTGTTTGGAGATTTTCGCGTAGGGCGCCCACTGGTGATGTAATTTGGCGTTGGGGCTGATGGTCTGCATGGCGCTCAGGCGGTCTCGCATGAAGGCGCTGGCGCTGGGGTTGGCGGTTTTCCACCACCAGATGTGGGCAAAGATCCACAACTGGTAGATCACGATCAGGATGAAGATGATTGTGATGATTCGCCATGGCCTGAGCCACGGGGAAGGGATGATGCGTCGATACGGTCTGGGCATAAGGAGGTTGGCTGGAGCGGCAGAGTGAAGGATGGGTAGGGGGTAAAATCTGGGATTTGGTTACATCGAGCCGATGGAAAAAGATCCTTTGACGTTGCCCATAAATTCGGTCCAGGTTCGCATGGCAAGGGCCCGTTTGATGAGGTAGCCCGGTCGCAGATAGAACTCTTTGTATGCCCGGTCGAGAAAGGCCTTGTACTCGGCTTCAGGAATCGCAGGTGGCACGAAGACCATGGCCTCGTGGTCCAGAGTTGAGCTGCTCTTCGAAAAATCGAACTGATAGCTTTGATCGATCAGCATTCGGTAGAAGGTGGTTCCGGGAAAGGGCACGAATTTATTGAAGTGGGCAAAGTCGATATCGAGTTCCTTGGCAAAGTCGAGGGTCCGTTGCAGGGACTCGCGGGTTTCGGCAGGTGAGCCGACCAGGAAATCGGCTCGCACCCTGAGCCCTGTCTGTCGAGCCCAGTCCACGGCCTGCCGGTTCATGGCCACGGTGTTTTTTTTGCCCAGGGTCTCAAGGACCTGGTCGTCGCCGGATTCAAGGCCGTAGAGGACCTGCCAGCAGCCGGCATCGTGCATCATCTTCAGCATCTCAAGGTTCACCGCCTCGGCCTTGGTCAGGCAGGTCCATGGCAGCCGGGGGCGGATCTTTTTAAAGCCGTCGCATAGAGCAGCCAGTCGCTTGCTGTTAATGGTGAAGGTGTCGTCGAAAAAACGGATCTCACGTGCTCCGTATCGATGGATTACCTCTTCGACCTCGGTCAGGACATTGTCGGCGCTTCGGGCTCGGTATTGATCGCCGAAGATCGCTCGGTCGCAGAAATTGCATCGAGATGGGCAGCCGCGGCTGGTCATCACGTGGGCCAGGGGCAGCTGCCGGTATGACGCGGCAGTGGGGGAGTAGGCGGAGAGCGGGGGCAGCAGGTGGCGGGCTGGGAAGGGTAGCCTGTCGAGGTTGCTGATCGGCTGACGCGGTGGTGAGAAGAATGGTTTGCCGTCCTTGAGAAAGGCAAGACCGGGAATAGTCTCCGGCGTGCCGCCGTGGCCGCTGGCAAAGTTGAGCAGCTCGACAAAGGTTTCTTCCCCTTCGCCGATCACCAGATAGTCAAAGGTTTTGGCTGCCATAGTATGTTCCGGCATGGCTGTGGGGTGGGAACCGCCAACGGTAAAGAGTGCGTTAGGGACGATGGCGCGGAGGATCTCCGCCGTCTTGACTGCGTTGGCAAACGATGGGGTCTTGGCGGTTATGCCGATGACATCGGGCCGGAATTCTCGGCCTGTGGTCTTGATGGTCTGCCAGTTGCCGCCGATGGTGCAGTCTAAGATTCGCACCTTATGTCCGGACTGTTCCGCAACCGCAGCAAGATACGCTAGCCCGAGAGAGGGAATGGCGTTCTCCACTCCGGCGAATCGTTTTTTTTCGCCCCCGATCTCTATCAGCCCGAAGGGCACATCAATCAGTAGAACTTTCATGGGGAGGGCATTTCATGGATGTGTGGAGGTGGTCGCACATTGTCCTTTGTTGAGGTGGATGGATGCGGCAGGCGGCATCGATAAGCCGATCGCCCACGGGCATGCCGTTGTGTTTTCTGCTCTGTTGGGTATAAAATGTGAGTTGATAGCCATTCATTGTTGGTGCCTCACAGGGTGACGCTTGAGATTTCGTAACTGCTCAGGTTGTCGGTTTACGGTTGACAGTTGACGGTGATTGGGGCCTGCCAATGGCTGAGAACACACTGACATTGAGTATCATGCGATGATTTATGACTAACCATGATTCTTTTAACCGTAAACCGATAACTGATTACCGTTACCCTGTGTAGTTACGAGATTTCTTTGGAATATCCTTCTCTCTATATCCGTTGGATGGCGGCGCCGGTGGTCATGCCGAGCATGGTCATGGCCAGAGAGCCTGTCACATGCAAAGCCACGGAGCCGCCAGCCCAGAGAAGCCTGCCTTGTTGGATGAGGGAGATGACTTCGGCTGAGAAGGTAGAAAAAGTAGTCAGGCCACCGAGAAAACCGGTGATTACCAACAACCGCCACTCAGGGGCGAGGATAGGGTGGCTGGCGAAGAAGACCACGGCAATCCCAACAAGGTAGCACCCGATAAGGTTGGCTGTGAGGGTGCCGGGTGGGATCATAGGGAAGAGAGTGTTGAAGAAGACGCCCAGGAGCCAGCGCGACACAGCGCCTGCTGAGGCGCCGAGGCTGATGGCTAGAATTGATGAAGTCATGGCGAAATCCTTGGTGTGACGTATCGGTAACGGCTGGAGGGGGGCAGACCCGGTAGCGCAGAGATTTCAAGAGCCGATACAAGATAACTTGTGCATTGCTGATTGTTCTCTGCGGATTCTTGTGCCGGCTCGGGTAACGAGAATGAGCAGGGTATTCCTGGCAACGGCTTAGCTTCAATCGCTATCCGACCGCAATTCGTTATTGATTAGCACAGAGCTTGCAAGGGTGTCAAGTCGACATTCGAAGTGAGTTCTGTCGGGAATGATTATGGGCCTTGTTGTTTCTGTTCCACCCCTTTTGTCAGAGGGAGTTCTGGATATCTTTGCATTGATATCCCCCACGATGCTGATTATATAGTGTTGTGAAATTAGAATGAATGGGGGAGACTAGAATGAGCGTACATGGTGGCTGCGCAACGCTAAACAATTGGGAGAACTCTCAATGATACATGAAGTGGATTGTCGGGGTCATGCTTGTCCCGAGCCGGTGATGCAGGTTAAGGGTATTCTGGAACAATACGCCCCTACTTCTCTTGCGGTTATCGTCGATAATATGGCGGCGGCTGAGAATGTCATCCGTTTTCTTGAATACGGCAATTTTCAAATTGTCTGTGAACGGGTTGGCAAGGATTTTCGGGTCGTTGGCACCAGGGATGGGGATGCGGTTGCTCCTGTTGGTCGCCCTGAGCCAGGGGTGTCACTTTCGGCCCAGCGTAAGATTCTGGTCATGGTGGCAACCGATAGGATGGGACACGGAGACGATGGTCTTGGCGCGGGCCTGCTCATTAATTTTCTGAAGACCTTGAAGGAGATGGGGCCTGAATTGTGGCGCCTGGTTTTGGTCAACGGCGGGGTGACCCTGGCAGTGGAGGGTTCCCCCGCATTGCCGATCCTGCAGGGGTTGGCCGGGGATGGGGTTCGTATCTTGGTTTGCGGTACCTGTCTTGATCACTTTAAGCTGTTGGACAAAAAGCAGGTAGGCGAGACGACGAACATGCTTGATATTGTCACCGGCCTGCAGCTCGCCGACAGTATTATCAACGTTTGATCTATCTGATTCCATGAAAAAACCTTTTGTTGCTGTTATCTGTCACTATTTTCTTATTGTCACGTGTGCCGTGCTCTGCTGGCCCGCGCTTTCTTCCGGGGCTGCAGTTTCCGGGCAGGATCTCGTGCTCTTTTATACCAGCGATAATCATGGCGAGACCGAGCCTTGCGGGTGCGAAGCCAATCAGCTGGGCGGGCTTGGCAGGCGAAGTTTTCAGTTTCAGCGTATCGCTGTCGAGAGCGGTCAGCCTCGTCTGGTCGTGGATGCCGGGGATCTGCTGTTTAAGCATCTGGCTATTCCCGCAGGCCTGGAGATGCAGGAGTCAATGATGGCTGAGGCTATTGTCGAAGCATACTCCCTTGTCGGATATGATGCGGTGTGTGTCGGCAGTCGGGACTTGATTGCTGGCGTTGGGTTGTTACGGAAGGTGGCGCCACAGGGGAAATTCACCTGGTTGAGCGCCAATTTGGTGGATAAAAGCACGGGGGGGCCGATATTTGCTGCCACTGTCCGTCGCCAAATTGGAGAGGTCAAAGCTACTCTCATTGGTCTGACCGGACCCGCGACTTTGGCGCCTGCCGATAATGCAGAGCTTCTTTCCTGGGAGAAGGTGTTGCCTCCCCTGCTCACAGAGGCAAGCAAGACCACGGACCTGGTTATTCTCCTCTCTAATCTCCCGGCTGCAGAGAACCGGCGTATCGCCGAGGCATATGATTCAATTCATATCCTGATCCAGTCCGCATCTGGCGATGGCGGGGCGATATCGGCTTCGCCGGTACACAATACGGTGATTGCCAGCACCAGACCCCAAGGTAAGGATATTGGTGTCATGAACATTACCTGGCAGTCGAGCAAGCGGTGGGGGTGTCCGCCGGCTGAGGTCTTGGCTCAGAAGAAGAGTGTCTTGGATGGTGTGATCTGGCAGCTGAGTAAATACCAGACCGGAACTCAAGATCCGGAGAGTACTCTCAGTGATCAGCCTGATCGACTCAAGGCATACCGCGTGCTCGTGTCGCGTGAGCGGGAATTGCGCGATGAGATTCAAGAGCTTATCTTGTGTGACCCAGCGGCAGAAAGTCCAGAGGGGAATCCGTCTACTTATCGAAACCGGTTTTTTACTTTGGACTCGAGTCTGCCGGACCAACGTGATGTGGTGGAAGTCAGTGATCGTCTGGATCGTGCCCTGAATCAATTGGGGCGCGAACTGGCGAAGACTCAGGTGGAAGTTGATTCAAACTATCTGGGGTCTGCCCGTTGCACCTCGTGCCATGCCGAGCAGGCTGCCGCCTGGCAAAAAACCCCTCATGCTAGCGCGTATGTTACATTGGTGAATAAGGATCAGCAATTTAATGTCAATTGTCTGCCGTGTCACGTTACCGGAGTAGGGATGGACCGGGCCAGTGAGGCGCTCTCAATCGCGGAGGTCAGGCGTGGCGTGGGGTGTGAAACCTGTCACGGGGCAGGCCGCAAACATACCCAAGACCCTATGGGTAATTCCATGATCCGCAAACCGGAGGCTTCAGTCTGTCTCTCCTGTCATGCTCCGCCCCATGACGAGAGTTTTGACTATGAACGTAATATCAAGATGGTGCATTGATCGAACAATTTATTGTAGGTTGGGTTAGCGAAGCGTAACCCAACACCCAATGCTGGTGAAATCGAGTGGAGTGGGGGCTATGAAACTGGCGAAAGCGGCGGACATGCGGGCAATTGATCATCGAGCTATTCAGGAGTACGGCATTCCTGGTGTGGTATTGATGGAAAATGCCGGTCGGTCGGTGGTGGAGTTCATCTGCCGCTGGCAGGGGCCGGTGTCTGGCAAACGGGCTGTTGTCGTTGTGGGGCCGGGGAATAACGGTGGTGACGGCTTGGTTGTTGCCCGATATCTCTATCAGGCTGGATGTCGGGTCATGATTGTTAGTTTGGTGGATCCCGAGGTATGGCAGGGTGATGCGGCTATCAATTGGCGGATTGTTCAGAAGCTCTCGGTGCCGGTTGTCAAAGTTCTGTCGTCTGAGTCGGTATCAGTTTGCGAGACGGAGTTTGCCTGCGCCGATTTTCTGGTGGATGCAATTTTCGGGACCGGGCTTGCCCGGACTGTTTCAGGACATTTCGCCCGAGCTATTGATCTGATCAATCAGGCCAATCGATCTGTTATCAGCGTAGATATCCCGTCAGGGTTGAATAGCGATACTGGCTGTCCGTTGGGGAGCTGTGTGCGTGCAGGACTCACCGTGACTTTTGGTCTTGCTAAGCCTGGTCAGGTTATTCATCCTGGGATTGGGTATGTCGGGCGTCTGGAGGTTGCCGACATTGGCATTCCGGACGCGATCATTGATGAGTTTGGCCTGGTAACCGAATTTCTTGTTCCAGGGTATGCTATCGGACTTTTGTCAGTTCGTCAGCCTACCAGTCACAAGGGAACTTTTGGGCATCTGCTTCTTCTTGCGGGGTCGCAGGGGAAAACCGGCGCTGCCATGCTTGCTGTCCTAGGCGCTCTGCGTAGTGGGGTGGGTCTGGCCAGCCTCGCGATCCCTCGGTTGCTTAATCCGGTGTTTGAGGTGAGTCTGATGGAGGCCATGACCATCCCCCTTGCCTCAGATTATTTCCTGGGGGTATTGGACTCGGCGGCAATCGCTTTGGCCTTGAAGGACAAGGATGCGCTGGTTCTTGGGCCTGGTCTCGGGTCCGCGCCTGAGACGGTGGATTTGATCTGCCGTCTCTATCGGGAGGTGAGTCTGCCCATGGTGGTGGATGCTGATGCCTTGACTGCCCTGGGAATGGCGCTCCCTGTCCGTTCCGGTGCGCCAGAACGGGTATTGACCCCGCACCCTGGAGAAATGGCCAGATTGACCGGCCTTAGCGTTATGGAGATTCAAGGGGACAGAATTCAGGTAGCGGCTGACTACGCCCAGAGCAAGGGGGCTGTGGTGGTGCTTAAAGGCGCTGCGACGGTCATCGCTGGTCCTGATGGCCGGGTCGCGATTAATTCGAGTGGTAATCCGGGGATGGCGGCAGGCGGGATGGGGGATGTGCTGGCTGGTGTGATTGGCTCCTTGCTGTCACAAGGGTTAACTGCCTGGGATGCTGCTTGTCTTGGGGTATTAGTCCATGGGATGGCTGCTGACCGGTTGGTTCGGACGAGGAGTTATGGGGGCTTTTTGGCCTCGGAGGTGGCGGCGGAATTACCTGCCGTTTTTCAAGAAATATTCGAGGGCGGGTGAGGCAGACGTCCTTGGGATACCCTGAGAGAATCGATCTCGACTAGAGAGGAGAAGAGTATATGTTGACAGCACAGGATATTATGACCCGTCAGGTGATCACCGTGGCTCAGGATATGCCAGTCAAAGAACTGGCCACGCTGTTTTTGAGCAAGAAGATAGGGGGGGCGCCAGTGGTGGATACCTCTGGGGATTTGGTGGGGGTGGTGACGGAAAGCGATCTTATCGATCAGACGAAAAATGTTCATATCCCGACTGTGATCTCTATTCTTGACTCGGTGCTATTTCTGGAGAGCCCTGGCAAGATGGATCAGGAAATCAAGAAGATAGCGGGTAGTACTGTCGGGGACATTTGCGCTCGCAATCCCGTGACGGTGGATGAAGATACTCCGCTCAGCGATATTGCTACCATTATGTCGGAGAAGAAGATCCATACCTTGCCGGTGTTGTTTCGCGGCACTCTGGTTGGGGTAATCGGCAAGGCCGATCTTATCCGCGCCATTAGTCAGGGGCTGTAGGTTCGAGTTGGACTTGGACTACCCCGCGTACTGAATTGATGAGGTAAAGGGCTTGGGCGTTGTGCAGATCTTGGGGAAACAGGATTTTTTCCATGATCAATCCCGGATGGCGTGCCAAGAGAAATTCGCGGCAGACGCCGGGGAGCAGGCCTGAGTCAATAGGTGGTGTGAAGAATTGTTCCCCTTGGCGGATCAGGATATTGCTGATGCTACCCTCTGTAACCTCTCCTCTTTCGTTGGTGAAGATGACGTCTATAGCGCCGCAGTCCAGAGCCTTCTGTCGCTCTCGGGTATACAGGTCGCGGCGGGTCGTCTTGTGGTAGAGAAAGGGGGAGCTTGAATCTGAGGATTTTGAGCTGAGGATTACACGAGGTAGGGGGGGCTCGCCAAGTGTTGACAACGGGATATTGATGGCAGCAGGGGCGGGGCATTGATTCTGTTCAATGGATACCGTGCCGTCCCGATACAGGAGGAGACGAACCCTTGCGGGGCCATTCTTCCAAGCGCCTGATTCCTGGTTGAGTTTCTCTTTGAGTGCCTCAAGATCTACAGGGTAGTTGAAGTATCGAGCGGATTGCGCCAAGCGGTTTAAGTGAAGATCAAGAAGCCAGAATCCTGAGGTCTTTTGCCAGAGTAGAGTTTCAATGAGTTGAAAATCGGATCTTGGATGAGTCAGAAACTGTCCCTTAAGCAGGCACTCTTGCCATTCAGCCATCGGGGCGGAGTCATGAACAACGCCGGAGCCGATTCCCATTTCTCCTCTGCCTCCTTGTCGTAGCAGAACTGTGCGGATGGGGACGTTGAATACGGCTTCGCCGTGTGGTGAAAAGTAGCCAATGGCCCCGGTGTATACTCCTCGCTTTTTTGGTTCCAGTTCATTGATGATCTCCATGGTCCTGATCTTTGGCGCGCCGGTGACTGAGCCGCAGGGAAAGAGGGCTCTGAAGAGTTGCTCCAGACCGACACGGGCGTCAATCT
This genomic interval carries:
- the mtgA gene encoding monofunctional biosynthetic peptidoglycan transglycosylase, translating into MPRPYRRIIPSPWLRPWRIITIIFILIVIYQLWIFAHIWWWKTANPSASAFMRDRLSAMQTISPNAKLHHQWAPYAKISKHLRRAIIASEDAKFVDHEGFDWEGIQYAYEKNIKNGKIVAGGSTISQQLAKNLFLSTRRTPWRKLEEAAITLMLEATLDKRRIFEIYLNVIEWGNGVFGAEAAAQHYFHTSASNLSVSQAARLAAMIPNPRYYDKHRKAKGLLRKSEIILRRMNSAEVP
- a CDS encoding radical SAM protein — encoded protein: MKVLLIDVPFGLIEIGGEKKRFAGVENAIPSLGLAYLAAVAEQSGHKVRILDCTIGGNWQTIKTTGREFRPDVIGITAKTPSFANAVKTAEILRAIVPNALFTVGGSHPTAMPEHTMAAKTFDYLVIGEGEETFVELLNFASGHGGTPETIPGLAFLKDGKPFFSPPRQPISNLDRLPFPARHLLPPLSAYSPTAASYRQLPLAHVMTSRGCPSRCNFCDRAIFGDQYRARSADNVLTEVEEVIHRYGAREIRFFDDTFTINSKRLAALCDGFKKIRPRLPWTCLTKAEAVNLEMLKMMHDAGCWQVLYGLESGDDQVLETLGKKNTVAMNRQAVDWARQTGLRVRADFLVGSPAETRESLQRTLDFAKELDIDFAHFNKFVPFPGTTFYRMLIDQSYQFDFSKSSSTLDHEAMVFVPPAIPEAEYKAFLDRAYKEFYLRPGYLIKRALAMRTWTEFMGNVKGSFSIGSM
- a CDS encoding NAD(P)H-hydrate dehydratase produces the protein MKLAKAADMRAIDHRAIQEYGIPGVVLMENAGRSVVEFICRWQGPVSGKRAVVVVGPGNNGGDGLVVARYLYQAGCRVMIVSLVDPEVWQGDAAINWRIVQKLSVPVVKVLSSESVSVCETEFACADFLVDAIFGTGLARTVSGHFARAIDLINQANRSVISVDIPSGLNSDTGCPLGSCVRAGLTVTFGLAKPGQVIHPGIGYVGRLEVADIGIPDAIIDEFGLVTEFLVPGYAIGLLSVRQPTSHKGTFGHLLLLAGSQGKTGAAMLAVLGALRSGVGLASLAIPRLLNPVFEVSLMEAMTIPLASDYFLGVLDSAAIALALKDKDALVLGPGLGSAPETVDLICRLYREVSLPMVVDADALTALGMALPVRSGAPERVLTPHPGEMARLTGLSVMEIQGDRIQVAADYAQSKGAVVVLKGAATVIAGPDGRVAINSSGNPGMAAGGMGDVLAGVIGSLLSQGLTAWDAACLGVLVHGMAADRLVRTRSYGGFLASEVAAELPAVFQEIFEGG
- the crcB gene encoding fluoride efflux transporter CrcB, with product MTSSILAISLGASAGAVSRWLLGVFFNTLFPMIPPGTLTANLIGCYLVGIAVVFFASHPILAPEWRLLVITGFLGGLTTFSTFSAEVISLIQQGRLLWAGGSVALHVTGSLAMTMLGMTTGAAIQRI
- the pabB gene encoding aminodeoxychorismate synthase component I, encoding MNPPLSDPVISAILNFLSAEKDFVFLETSRTTAEEKTSLLFNAPVARLTFQAGQAPDHFFTRAQEYLDQGYFLAGWFGYEFGYALEASLHPLLAELGDISLAELGVYRTPIIFDHSLPGHEWERLLPFKLNGKHTPPPYQISNLTPSITRDEYLAALDRIKEYIAAGDTYQVNYTLKLLFDFTGSPESLYLALRRNQPVSYSAYLHLGNERILSFSPELFFRKSERRCQVKPMKGTMARGRTVDEDLRLATDLRNDPKNRSENVMIVDLLRNDLGRLSAMGGVEVTSLFQVETYSTVHQLTSSIEGQIDARVGLEQLFRALFPCGSVTGAPKIRTMEIINELEPKKRGVYTGAIGYFSPHGEAVFNVPIRTVLLRQGGRGEMGIGSGVVHDSAPMAEWQECLLKGQFLTHPRSDFQLIETLLWQKTSGFWLLDLHLNRLAQSARYFNYPVDLEALKEKLNQESGAWKNGPARVRLLLYRDGTVSIEQNQCPAPAAINIPLSTLGEPPLPRVILSSKSSDSSSPFLYHKTTRRDLYTRERQKALDCGAIDVIFTNERGEVTEGSISNILIRQGEQFFTPPIDSGLLPGVCREFLLARHPGLIMEKILFPQDLHNAQALYLINSVRGVVQVQLEPTAPD
- the yedF gene encoding sulfurtransferase-like selenium metabolism protein YedF, whose translation is MIHEVDCRGHACPEPVMQVKGILEQYAPTSLAVIVDNMAAAENVIRFLEYGNFQIVCERVGKDFRVVGTRDGDAVAPVGRPEPGVSLSAQRKILVMVATDRMGHGDDGLGAGLLINFLKTLKEMGPELWRLVLVNGGVTLAVEGSPALPILQGLAGDGVRILVCGTCLDHFKLLDKKQVGETTNMLDIVTGLQLADSIINV
- a CDS encoding bacteriohemerythrin; protein product: MDKIRWDESYSVNNQEIDDQHKEWIVIFNRMHNVLLSSGPEELKTVGGEILKAMNDYAEYHFKFEEEYLRRINYPELFEHRRLHRDFATQIYQFNREVNKGEIILSTDIIKMIRDWLVHHILQEDKKYGLYAEDNK
- a CDS encoding CBS domain-containing protein produces the protein MLTAQDIMTRQVITVAQDMPVKELATLFLSKKIGGAPVVDTSGDLVGVVTESDLIDQTKNVHIPTVISILDSVLFLESPGKMDQEIKKIAGSTVGDICARNPVTVDEDTPLSDIATIMSEKKIHTLPVLFRGTLVGVIGKADLIRAISQGL